In Deinococcus sp. KNUC1210, the DNA window GCGAACTGTCCAGCCGGTAGAAGCGCTCGAAGATGCGCGCCTGGTCTTTGGGCTCAATGCCGGGGCCGCTGTCGATGACGTGAATGAACGCTTGTCCGACCTTTGATGCTGCCGACACGGTGACCCGGCCTCCGGACGGCGTGTACTTGAGGGCGTTGCCCAGCAGGTTGGCCAGCACCTGCGCCGCCCGGTCAGGATCGGTCTGCACCGTGAGGTTTTGGGGCGGCAACACCACGCTCAATTGAATCTGGCGGCTCGCGGCCAGCAGATCGAAGCGCTCCTGCCCCTCCATCAGCAGGTGGTGGAGGGGCACCACCTGCACATGCAGCTCGACCGCGCCCGCCTCCACCCGCGACACCAGACTGAGATCCTCGACCAGCCGCTCCATCGCCTGCGTCTCGCGCAGCACGCCCCGCGCGGCAGCGTCCTGCGGCAGCACGCCGTCCGACAGCGCCTCGGCGTACCCGCGCAGCGCGGTGATGGGCGTGCGCAGTTCATGCGCCACGGTGCTGATGAGGTCGGTTCGTGACGTCTCGACCTGCTCCAGCGTGGCGGCCATGCGGTTGAAGTTCCGCGCCAGGTCGCCGAGTTCGTCCTGCCCGTGTTCCGGCAACCGGGCGCGGTATTCGCCGTGCGCCACCGCCCGGCTGCCCTCGCTCAGCTGCCGCACCGCCCGCACCACCCGCCGCGACGCCGTCAGCGCGACCAGCACCGCCAGCAGCAGTGCCACCGGGGCGGCCACCAGCAGGCCACCGGTCAACGCCGTTCGCATGCCGCGCGTCAGGTCATCCTGGTAGGTGTGCCCAGCTGGCCCGAGGACACGCACCATCTGCTCAACGTGGTGGCGGATGAAACTCGACGCGAACACTTCGGTCAGCAGCAGCATCGCCAGCACCGTCAGCACCACCACCAACGCATGCGACAGGAACAAGCGGGTGAAGAGCTTCAAGCTTCCACTTTAAAGCGGTATCCAACGCCGCGCACCGTCTCGATGAAGGTGGGGGCGTCGGGGTCGTCACCGAGTTTGCGACGGATCGTCTGGATGTTCACGTCCACGATGCGTTCGGTGCCGATGAAGTCCGGCCCCCACACGCGCTCCAGCAGGCGATCACGGGTCAGCACCGTGCCGGCATGCTGGGCGAGCGTCAGCAGCAGGTCGAACTCGGTGCGGCTGAGGGCGATCTCCGACGCGTTCAAGGTGACCCGCCGCGCCGGGGCGTCCAGCATCAACGCGCCCAGGTTCAGTCGTTGCTGCACCTGCACCCGCCGCAAGAGGGCGGCCACCCGCGCCACCACCTCGCGTGGGCTGAACGGTTTGACCACGTAATCGTCCGCACCGAGTCGCAGGCCATGCACCCGGTCGGCCTCCTCGCCCCGCGCGGTTAGCAGCAGGATCGGGAGCGCCGGGTAGCGATCCTGCGCCCGGCGGGTCAGATCCAGGCCGTTGATGCCCGGCAGCATCCAGTCGAGCACCGCGACATCGGCCTGACCGAGCAGCGCCTCTCCCGCCAGCCCATCGAGCGCCGTCAAGACCTGGTAGCCGTCCCGCGTCAGGTAGGCACTCAGGATTTCCAGGATGGCCGGATCGTCGTCCACCACCAGCACATTGGGCATCAGCTCTCCAAAAGGGGGCGCGTGGCTGGTTGAATACCCAGCACCACGCGCCGTGAACGTCAAGCTTACAGGCCGCGCTTGAGCAGCCAGGTGCGGAAGGCGTACATCTCGCCCGCCTGGGCGGTCACGATGTCGCGGGCCAGCCGGAGAAGCTGCGGGTTGTTGGTCTTCTCCAGCGCGAGCTTGGCCATGTCCACCGCCGACGAATGATGCGGCAGCATGCCCTGCACGAAGGCCACATCAGGGTTCTTGGACATCTTGACCATCTCGCCCATGCCCCTGAGGCTGCTCTTCATTATGTTGGCCATCTTCATGTCGGTGCCGCCGTAGGTGCTGAGCAGGGTGTTCATCTGGCCGATTTCGCGCAGCTG includes these proteins:
- a CDS encoding DUF305 domain-containing protein codes for the protein MKNTLPLLTAVLIGTVFAQTSMHHSAAPMASQSMDVSGLKKLSGHAFDRAFLSMMIPHHQAAVDMSRAVLPLSKDAQVKTWAKAIITAQLREIGQMNTLLSTYGGTDMKMANIMKSSLRGMGEMVKMSKNPDVAFVQGMLPHHSSAVDMAKLALEKTNNPQLLRLARDIVTAQAGEMYAFRTWLLKRGL
- a CDS encoding cell wall metabolism sensor histidine kinase WalK is translated as MKLFTRLFLSHALVVVLTVLAMLLLTEVFASSFIRHHVEQMVRVLGPAGHTYQDDLTRGMRTALTGGLLVAAPVALLLAVLVALTASRRVVRAVRQLSEGSRAVAHGEYRARLPEHGQDELGDLARNFNRMAATLEQVETSRTDLISTVAHELRTPITALRGYAEALSDGVLPQDAAARGVLRETQAMERLVEDLSLVSRVEAGAVELHVQVVPLHHLLMEGQERFDLLAASRQIQLSVVLPPQNLTVQTDPDRAAQVLANLLGNALKYTPSGGRVTVSAASKVGQAFIHVIDSGPGIEPKDQARIFERFYRLDSSRSRAAGGSGVGLTVARGLARAMGGDVTVAAAVGQGSTFTFTLPVAP
- a CDS encoding response regulator transcription factor; the protein is MPNVLVVDDDPAILEILSAYLTRDGYQVLTALDGLAGEALLGQADVAVLDWMLPGINGLDLTRRAQDRYPALPILLLTARGEEADRVHGLRLGADDYVVKPFSPREVVARVAALLRRVQVQQRLNLGALMLDAPARRVTLNASEIALSRTEFDLLLTLAQHAGTVLTRDRLLERVWGPDFIGTERIVDVNIQTIRRKLGDDPDAPTFIETVRGVGYRFKVEA